The Acidobacteriota bacterium genome includes a region encoding these proteins:
- the ispH gene encoding 4-hydroxy-3-methylbut-2-enyl diphosphate reductase has protein sequence MLKKVVLAKPRGFCAGVVRAIDIVERALDLFPEPIYVFHEIVHNQYVVENLSKRGVIFVDRLEEVPPGNVCVFSAHGVSPQIHEIAEDKNLKVIDATCPLVTKVHLEAIRYHKDRKSIVLIGHPGHEEVEGTMGEAPMHLVSSVADVEHLEVENPDDVVCITQTTLSMDDVAEISEALKQKFPNLKSPPKDDICYATQNRQNAVKAIAQEVDVLLVVGSQNSSNSQRLREVSKVNGVPAYLIDDETQIQREWLKAAESVGVTAGASAPEELVKRVLEHLRELGATQFVELAGEDENVHFALPQELIQLQPVGFSAD, from the coding sequence ATGTTAAAAAAAGTGGTATTGGCAAAACCGCGCGGATTTTGTGCAGGCGTTGTAAGAGCCATCGATATTGTTGAACGGGCTTTGGATTTATTTCCCGAACCCATCTATGTTTTTCATGAAATCGTCCACAATCAATATGTTGTTGAAAATTTGAGCAAACGCGGAGTGATTTTTGTAGATCGTCTCGAAGAGGTTCCGCCGGGCAATGTCTGTGTGTTCAGCGCCCACGGCGTATCGCCGCAAATTCACGAAATTGCCGAGGACAAAAATCTCAAGGTCATCGACGCGACCTGCCCGCTGGTTACGAAAGTGCATCTCGAAGCGATTCGCTACCACAAAGACCGCAAATCCATCGTGCTCATCGGACACCCCGGACACGAAGAGGTCGAAGGCACGATGGGCGAAGCGCCCATGCATCTGGTGAGTTCGGTTGCCGATGTCGAACACCTCGAAGTTGAAAACCCTGATGATGTCGTATGCATCACTCAAACCACCCTCAGCATGGATGATGTCGCGGAAATCAGCGAAGCGTTGAAACAAAAATTCCCCAACCTGAAATCGCCACCCAAAGATGATATTTGTTATGCCACGCAGAACCGGCAAAATGCCGTGAAAGCGATTGCTCAGGAAGTTGATGTTTTATTGGTTGTCGGTTCGCAAAACAGTTCCAACTCGCAACGCCTGCGCGAAGTCTCGAAGGTCAACGGCGTACCCGCTTATTTGATTGATGACGAAACCCAAATTCAACGCGAATGGTTGAAAGCTGCCGAAAGCGTCGGGGTGACCGCCGGAGCCTCTGCGCCGGAAGAACTCGTCAAGCGCGTGCTGGAGCATTTGCGCGAGCTTGGCGCAACGCAGTTTGTTGAACTCGCGGGCGAAGATGAGAATGTCCATTTCGCTTTGCCACAGGAATTGATTCAATTGCAACCCGTGGGATTCAGCGCAGATTGA
- a CDS encoding nuclear transport factor 2 family protein has product MDSEGVAQNLAAVENHFHSEALNEVEAALETFTDDIVWEAPAPNGLNRRFSGKEAVARNYRQLFASMRDVQFQFLQRFATADRVVDDSIVTFEVAEDGYWHFPVGSKINMRLVHIFEMRDGKISRELVYDMGTVA; this is encoded by the coding sequence ATGGATAGTGAAGGTGTAGCGCAAAATCTTGCGGCAGTAGAGAACCATTTCCATAGTGAGGCGCTCAATGAAGTCGAAGCGGCGCTTGAAACATTTACCGACGACATCGTTTGGGAAGCGCCTGCCCCGAACGGCTTGAATCGTCGCTTCTCCGGCAAAGAAGCAGTTGCCCGGAATTATCGACAATTGTTTGCCTCCATGCGCGATGTGCAGTTTCAGTTTCTTCAGCGCTTTGCAACCGCAGACCGCGTGGTCGATGACAGCATTGTCACCTTCGAGGTAGCCGAAGATGGTTACTGGCATTTTCCGGTTGGCAGCAAAATTAATATGCGACTGGTGCATATCTTTGAGATGCGGGACGGGAAAATTTCACGCGAACTGGTCTATGACATGGGCACTGTCGCGTAA
- a CDS encoding glycosyltransferase, whose amino-acid sequence MFIIIIILVGCVIAANAFHLLALYAAAKFFLTRTASPQIECQPASVLIPLAAADLSVYQNYARLCRQQYPCPYQLVFCVRDQNDPAISLINTLKENFPDADIEIVKHPSINSANPKISNLQRMLERVKYEQLIIVDGRFRVREDFLSTIVEPLAERQVGMVTTLYRNSEAPDFNAKIEALEMPELAIAVLLARLAKGLDFALGTVIVTTKSILQLIGDFESISNHFSEAFSLGNLVARAGYEVRLVNYPVEKPLPLLTFTEMLRRQIRRRRVLRRLRPAGFFVWALNYGVPLAVLVCVVVGFSASSLMLLAATLLIRWLTVWMIGVQWMRDTVLQKPLWLLPWRDAVSLLAWCAALFSNRIEWDGQVFKLQSDGSFTETGRREEGKPGSG is encoded by the coding sequence ATGTTCATCATCATTATTATTCTGGTAGGGTGCGTCATTGCGGCGAACGCTTTTCATCTGTTGGCGCTTTATGCAGCGGCGAAATTTTTTCTGACGCGAACCGCGTCGCCACAAATTGAATGCCAACCGGCTTCGGTATTGATTCCGCTTGCCGCAGCCGATTTAAGCGTCTATCAAAATTATGCGCGCCTGTGCCGTCAACAATATCCTTGTCCTTATCAACTGGTATTTTGTGTTCGTGACCAGAACGACCCGGCGATTTCGCTCATCAACACCCTCAAGGAAAACTTTCCCGATGCCGATATTGAAATTGTCAAACATCCGTCAATAAATTCCGCGAATCCGAAAATCAGCAATCTGCAACGCATGTTGGAACGGGTCAAATACGAACAGTTAATCATCGTTGATGGTCGTTTCCGGGTGCGCGAAGATTTTCTTTCCACAATCGTTGAACCGCTTGCCGAAAGACAGGTCGGAATGGTGACGACGCTTTACCGCAACAGTGAAGCGCCCGATTTCAATGCCAAAATTGAAGCTTTGGAGATGCCTGAACTCGCCATCGCGGTGTTGCTTGCGCGACTGGCGAAGGGGTTGGATTTCGCGCTTGGAACCGTCATCGTAACCACGAAAAGTATTCTCCAACTCATCGGCGATTTTGAAAGCATCAGCAATCATTTTTCCGAAGCCTTTTCGCTTGGCAATCTCGTCGCGCGCGCCGGATACGAAGTGCGATTGGTCAATTATCCGGTTGAAAAACCGTTGCCGCTTTTAACTTTTACTGAAATGCTGCGGCGACAAATTCGCCGTCGCCGTGTGCTTCGCCGGTTACGTCCCGCAGGATTTTTTGTCTGGGCTTTAAATTACGGAGTGCCGCTGGCAGTGCTGGTTTGTGTGGTTGTCGGGTTTTCCGCAAGCAGCCTGATGTTGCTGGCAGCAACCTTGTTGATTCGATGGCTCACGGTTTGGATGATTGGCGTTCAATGGATGCGCGACACGGTTTTGCAAAAACCGTTGTGGTTACTGCCCTGGCGTGATGCGGTTAGCTTGCTTGCCTGGTGCGCGGCGCTCTTTAGCAACCGGATTGAATGGGATGGACAGGTTTTTAAATTGCAAAGCGATGGCAGCTTTACTGAGACAGGGAGAAGGGAAGAGGGGAAGCCGGGGAGCGGTTGA
- a CDS encoding lysoplasmalogenase, translating into MLSLTLRREFHPFDKLLMAVSAICSLLYLVTVDYQPYPGSVVIKALSIAPIALLAFRVLKTLDGLILAIVFIFSCTGDVLLGLHRNDLFLYGLIAFLIAHLFYIWLFTRNFHSSLAVTGKHKLLVLSLLVYGATMAAWLWPGLGEMRIPALIYLSVIILMCITATLAGFTHYSIVFGAILFLISDSLIAIGRFKMPVPYNGYAVWVTYYLGQCLIAFGFLREKLRA; encoded by the coding sequence GTGCTTTCTCTCACCCTACGACGCGAATTTCATCCCTTCGACAAATTGTTAATGGCGGTTTCGGCGATTTGCAGTCTGCTCTATCTGGTCACCGTTGATTATCAACCCTACCCTGGCAGCGTCGTCATCAAAGCCTTGAGCATCGCGCCGATTGCGCTTCTGGCGTTTCGGGTTTTGAAAACCCTCGATGGCTTGATTCTGGCAATCGTATTTATCTTTTCCTGCACAGGCGATGTCTTGCTCGGTTTACATCGCAATGATTTATTTCTTTATGGCTTGATTGCTTTTTTAATCGCTCACCTGTTTTACATCTGGTTATTCACGCGCAATTTTCATTCGTCACTCGCAGTCACCGGTAAGCACAAACTGCTGGTGCTTTCTTTGTTGGTTTACGGCGCAACGATGGCAGCCTGGCTGTGGCCTGGACTTGGCGAGATGCGCATTCCCGCGCTCATCTATTTAAGTGTGATTATCTTGATGTGTATTACCGCGACGCTTGCCGGATTTACACATTATTCAATCGTTTTCGGCGCTATTCTTTTTCTGATTTCCGATTCCCTGATTGCCATCGGCAGATTCAAAATGCCGGTTCCTTATAATGGCTATGCGGTGTGGGTGACCTATTACCTCGGACAATGTTTGATTGCTTTCGGTTTTTTGCGTGAAAAACTTCGCGCTTGA
- a CDS encoding tetratricopeptide repeat protein: protein MQRNLPFLFILLSLCAVVCPAQLNERDMKKEEKIWQQLEKVAPKSVETFKQATTAMDNGDAEKAVQLYEEVFKKAPDFDPVMRRLGMMLVQVGRVNEGMGLLEMAVEKKRSPENLISLAQYLTLPVDNAAQPSRANLERSLALAKEAYQKKIETDDESYLAIIAQLALELDREKDFREAAKNLKKEYPNTMTTHYFSAIVAAMDEHWMEAEDEIKKAQSLGLPAEAVNKFLESGVHSRASVWRYAYLAAVLVVIWAVGLLLLYLLGKGMSRKTLNWIENSDPNSTTSQDQVSLRKIYKSLINFAGFYYYISLPVILFLVVAVAASVLYGVFMVGQIPIKLVVFVVIGALVTIFTMIRSLFIRVHSEDPGRPLKPEEAPALWALTRQVADTLGTRPIDEIRITPGTEMAVYENGSFRERMQDRARRILILGVGNLNDFKANSFRAVLAHEYGHFTHRDTAGGDVAIRVNSDMMKFAIEMAKRGQAVYWNIAFQFLRLYHFIFRRISHGATRLQEVLADRVAVKNYGADAFESGLRHVIRRGIELEEVAYWELHGAQKQNRVMQNLYELTVPESDKDRIEDKIEAAIKRPTSEDDTHPAPAERFRLARKITCNHAVADAGMVWDLFTDRQALTHEMSDLIARRARGASY, encoded by the coding sequence ATGCAACGAAACCTGCCGTTTTTATTTATCCTGTTGAGCCTTTGCGCCGTTGTCTGTCCAGCTCAACTGAATGAGCGTGATATGAAAAAAGAAGAGAAAATCTGGCAGCAACTGGAAAAGGTTGCACCCAAATCGGTTGAAACTTTTAAACAAGCGACAACCGCGATGGATAATGGCGATGCCGAAAAAGCGGTACAGCTATACGAGGAGGTATTCAAAAAAGCGCCGGATTTTGACCCTGTCATGCGACGTTTGGGGATGATGCTGGTGCAGGTCGGGCGCGTCAATGAAGGCATGGGGTTGCTGGAAATGGCTGTAGAGAAAAAACGCTCGCCGGAAAACCTCATCAGCCTGGCGCAGTATCTGACCTTGCCGGTTGATAACGCCGCTCAACCTTCACGCGCTAATCTGGAACGCAGTCTGGCTTTAGCCAAGGAGGCTTATCAAAAGAAGATTGAAACGGATGATGAAAGTTATTTAGCAATTATCGCGCAACTCGCTTTGGAACTTGACCGGGAAAAAGATTTCCGCGAAGCCGCAAAAAATCTAAAGAAAGAATACCCCAACACCATGACGACACATTATTTCAGCGCCATTGTTGCCGCGATGGATGAACACTGGATGGAAGCCGAAGATGAAATTAAAAAGGCGCAGAGTTTGGGGTTGCCTGCCGAAGCCGTAAATAAATTTTTAGAATCGGGCGTCCATTCGCGGGCAAGCGTCTGGCGTTACGCCTATCTTGCCGCAGTGCTTGTCGTCATCTGGGCGGTCGGGCTTTTGCTGCTCTATTTGCTCGGCAAAGGGATGTCGAGAAAAACCTTGAACTGGATAGAGAACAGCGATCCCAACTCAACGACAAGTCAGGATCAGGTGTCGCTTCGCAAAATTTACAAATCGCTGATTAACTTCGCAGGCTTTTATTATTACATCTCTTTGCCGGTGATTCTCTTTCTGGTCGTCGCGGTTGCGGCGTCCGTGCTTTACGGGGTTTTCATGGTCGGGCAGATTCCCATTAAATTGGTCGTCTTCGTCGTCATTGGCGCTTTGGTAACGATATTTACCATGATTCGCTCACTGTTCATTCGCGTCCATAGCGAAGACCCGGGTCGCCCCCTGAAACCCGAAGAAGCGCCTGCGCTTTGGGCATTGACGCGCCAGGTCGCCGATACCCTCGGCACCCGCCCGATTGATGAAATTCGCATCACCCCCGGCACCGAAATGGCGGTTTATGAAAACGGCAGTTTCAGAGAACGTATGCAGGATCGCGCGCGGCGTATCCTGATTTTAGGGGTCGGCAATTTGAACGATTTCAAAGCCAATAGTTTTCGCGCCGTGCTCGCACATGAATACGGACACTTCACGCATCGGGATACGGCGGGCGGCGATGTGGCGATTCGTGTGAATAGCGATATGATGAAGTTCGCTATCGAAATGGCGAAACGCGGACAAGCAGTTTATTGGAATATCGCCTTTCAGTTTTTGCGCCTATACCATTTTATTTTTCGCCGCATCAGTCACGGGGCGACCCGCTTGCAGGAAGTATTGGCAGACCGCGTCGCTGTAAAGAATTATGGAGCCGACGCCTTTGAATCGGGGTTGCGCCACGTCATTCGCAGAGGCATCGAACTTGAAGAGGTCGCATACTGGGAACTTCACGGCGCGCAAAAGCAGAACCGGGTTATGCAAAATCTATACGAACTCACCGTGCCCGAAAGCGATAAAGACCGCATCGAAGATAAAATCGAAGCAGCCATCAAGCGTCCGACTTCTGAAGATGACACCCATCCGGCACCGGCAGAACGCTTCCGTCTTGCGAGAAAAATCACCTGCAACCACGCGGTTGCGGATGCCGGAATGGTCTGGGATTTGTTTACCGACCGACAAGCCTTGACCCATGAGATGAGCGATTTAATCGCCAGACGCGCGCGCGGCGCGAGTTATTAA
- the kdsA gene encoding 3-deoxy-8-phosphooctulonate synthase has protein sequence MQAVIKSFQIGNVEAGAKELFLIAGPCVVESEAHALKMAEAISAITRRLQIPYIFKASYDKANRTSAKSYRGPGQDEGLRVLGKIRKELGLPVLTDIHEVAQVKVAAEVAEVLQIPAFLSRQTDLLIAAAQSGRAVNIKKGQFLAPHDMKNAIEKVTAQGNERVMVTERGASFGYNNLVVDFRGFPIMRSFGYPVIYDVTHSIQRPGGMGTASGGDAQFIEYMARAGVACGIDGIFMEVHDNPAAALSDGPNNLPLDRLESLLKKLKAIHELVRDEI, from the coding sequence ATGCAAGCCGTTATCAAATCGTTTCAAATCGGAAATGTCGAAGCTGGCGCCAAGGAACTCTTTTTAATCGCCGGTCCTTGCGTGGTCGAAAGCGAAGCCCATGCGTTGAAAATGGCAGAAGCCATCAGCGCCATTACTCGCCGTCTGCAAATTCCTTACATCTTCAAAGCTTCATATGACAAAGCCAACCGCACCTCGGCAAAATCCTATCGCGGGCCAGGACAGGATGAAGGTTTGCGCGTGCTTGGAAAAATCCGTAAGGAATTGGGGCTTCCGGTGCTCACCGATATTCATGAAGTCGCACAGGTGAAAGTCGCCGCCGAAGTCGCTGAGGTATTGCAAATACCGGCATTCTTATCGCGACAAACCGATTTACTGATTGCCGCGGCACAATCGGGTCGCGCCGTGAATATTAAAAAAGGACAATTTCTCGCTCCTCACGATATGAAAAATGCGATAGAGAAGGTGACCGCGCAAGGCAATGAGCGCGTGATGGTCACCGAACGCGGGGCGTCATTTGGCTATAACAATCTGGTCGTCGATTTTCGCGGCTTTCCGATTATGCGGAGTTTCGGCTATCCGGTCATCTATGACGTAACCCACAGCATTCAACGTCCGGGCGGGATGGGAACGGCAAGCGGTGGCGACGCGCAGTTCATCGAGTATATGGCGCGCGCAGGTGTAGCTTGTGGCATCGATGGCATTTTTATGGAAGTTCACGATAATCCGGCAGCGGCACTCTCGGACGGCCCGAACAATTTGCCGCTGGATAGATTGGAGTCGCTACTTAAAAAACTCAAAGCGATTCACGAACTCGTGCGTGATGAAATCTAA
- a CDS encoding tetratricopeptide repeat protein, which yields MVRKISLAICLMWFCAFTATAQDTEVDRYNINVRADTAASALDIRAMLAIANLSQAPKSRIYLRLAKNAKVSAVSVGGATAQFEVQDDRRVTTLNQLIISPATAIAGGATANLEITYRLEAPESSALIAVSPSEILISPDSVWVPMPSTGFAPTGVLTAPVTLTASVGNLRAASTGTAKNDTGNQTFEQTLNSIPFLVGGNYDQPLSLEQSGVKLEIYAPNGLLAADGKTSAKDNLQKLLAEAGRITDFYTKTFGALPAGATFRIISSWRASNLVVPGAVVLNEQTLRRDTLTANTIEVLADAIGRMWFDGRVRFRGQESRAGQSALSFILLRDSLPRYFAMLYIEDRFGKEAGLESLNRMRWIYTPVAQARRDAELDVQTLAMPTYSAAAFGKGPLVLRLFAETIGRDKFIAALRSLFDGNQTKIVTTNTLRQALIKGNDANLTKLFQQWVDTIIEPDIVVGVPQPSDKPGTQVVNIRNLGTGDVSVNVVATTASGKALTTTVQVPSENITSFELATAEKINSIEADPDKLIIQSNYDNDAKPAKAWGQTLFNEGIAAFNKGELASAENKFKEALKTNSQNATIYAWLARAYAAQNKYDDAVREANAALAITPTTTSALAWSHVALGQAALARNQASEALSHTRRAVIEAEETPAQFASRELAAKAERAATPNAQADEAVRGFISKFDTLIKQPTSDALYTIVMKSNLKRFVQGLVVSQPTVWTTEVLRTDVIDAGRLALDVKITAKVGGRDQAGTAVFILSKVSSGWMLEDIQLFDVK from the coding sequence ATGGTGAGAAAAATTTCTTTAGCTATTTGTCTGATGTGGTTCTGTGCTTTCACCGCCACCGCGCAAGACACGGAAGTTGACCGCTACAACATCAATGTCCGTGCCGATACGGCGGCAAGCGCGCTGGATATTCGCGCAATGCTGGCAATTGCCAACCTCAGTCAAGCGCCGAAATCGCGAATCTATTTGCGACTCGCAAAAAACGCAAAGGTCAGCGCGGTTTCCGTCGGTGGCGCAACGGCGCAATTCGAGGTGCAGGATGACCGCCGCGTCACCACGCTCAACCAACTCATCATCTCACCCGCCACTGCCATCGCGGGCGGCGCAACCGCCAACCTTGAAATTACCTATCGCCTAGAAGCTCCCGAATCCAGTGCCTTGATTGCCGTTTCGCCGAGCGAAATTCTGATTTCACCCGATAGCGTCTGGGTGCCGATGCCATCCACAGGGTTTGCGCCCACTGGGGTTTTAACTGCCCCGGTAACGCTTACCGCTTCGGTCGGAAATTTACGCGCTGCCTCAACCGGCACGGCAAAAAATGACACCGGAAATCAAACCTTTGAACAGACCCTCAACTCGATTCCTTTTCTGGTAGGGGGAAATTATGACCAACCGCTAAGCCTCGAACAAAGCGGCGTCAAACTTGAAATCTATGCGCCGAACGGACTGCTGGCGGCGGACGGCAAAACCAGCGCGAAGGACAATCTCCAAAAACTGCTTGCCGAAGCCGGACGCATCACCGACTTTTACACCAAAACTTTCGGCGCATTGCCCGCCGGTGCAACCTTCAGAATCATCTCTTCATGGCGGGCAAGTAATTTAGTCGTGCCGGGCGCAGTGGTGCTTAATGAACAGACACTGCGGCGCGATACTTTGACAGCAAACACGATTGAAGTATTAGCCGATGCCATCGGGCGCATGTGGTTTGACGGACGTGTGCGTTTTCGCGGACAGGAATCCCGCGCCGGACAATCGGCGCTGAGTTTCATACTCCTTCGTGATTCATTGCCGAGATATTTCGCGATGCTCTATATTGAAGACCGTTTCGGCAAAGAAGCCGGGTTGGAATCGCTCAACCGCATGCGGTGGATTTATACGCCGGTCGCCCAGGCGCGGCGCGACGCCGAACTTGATGTGCAAACGCTGGCGATGCCGACCTATTCTGCGGCAGCCTTTGGCAAAGGACCGCTGGTGTTGCGATTGTTTGCCGAGACCATTGGGCGCGATAAATTTATCGCCGCCCTGCGTTCACTCTTTGACGGCAATCAAACCAAAATCGTTACCACCAATACCTTGCGTCAGGCATTGATAAAAGGCAACGATGCCAATCTCACCAAACTTTTCCAACAATGGGTTGATACCATCATCGAACCCGATATTGTTGTAGGTGTCCCGCAACCGTCGGATAAACCGGGCACGCAAGTCGTCAACATCCGCAACCTCGGCACAGGTGATGTCAGCGTCAATGTCGTTGCTACAACGGCTTCGGGAAAAGCACTCACGACAACTGTTCAAGTGCCTTCGGAAAACATTACCTCGTTTGAGTTGGCGACTGCTGAAAAAATCAACTCCATCGAAGCTGACCCCGATAAGCTCATCATTCAATCGAACTACGATAACGACGCCAAACCCGCAAAAGCCTGGGGTCAGACGCTGTTCAATGAAGGCATCGCCGCGTTTAACAAAGGCGAACTGGCAAGCGCAGAAAATAAATTCAAAGAGGCATTAAAAACCAACTCGCAAAACGCCACGATTTACGCGTGGTTGGCGCGCGCCTATGCTGCGCAAAACAAGTATGACGATGCGGTGCGCGAAGCCAATGCGGCACTGGCGATAACGCCGACCACGACTTCGGCGCTCGCCTGGTCGCACGTCGCGCTCGGACAGGCGGCGCTTGCCCGCAATCAAGCCTCTGAAGCCCTATCGCATACGCGTCGCGCCGTCATTGAAGCTGAAGAGACACCCGCGCAATTTGCTTCGCGTGAACTTGCCGCGAAAGCCGAGCGCGCCGCCACACCCAATGCGCAAGCGGATGAAGCGGTGCGCGGTTTCATTAGCAAATTCGATACGCTGATCAAACAACCAACTTCCGATGCGCTTTACACGATTGTCATGAAGAGCAATCTGAAAAGATTTGTGCAGGGATTGGTGGTCAGTCAACCGACCGTGTGGACAACCGAAGTGTTACGCACAGATGTGATAGATGCTGGTCGTCTGGCGCTTGATGTAAAGATTACCGCCAAAGTCGGCGGACGCGACCAGGCAGGGACGGCAGTCTTTATTCTCAGCAAAGTTTCATCCGGCTGGATGCTCGAAGATATTCAACTGTTCGATGTGAAATAG
- a CDS encoding DUF4350 domain-containing protein gives MKRNLGALSLILILFLLLVGLNFLFMTEEQENKENELTGSRSSYRSTPYGTMAYYSLLEESGFAVTRLEKPFTALKDRADISTLVIIGLPPAGNPDEEEFAALNDWVESGKHLVIIDREIAIEMGDVKVQTGSQFGESAPRLLQPTRYGEEVTKLELSKYATRVKIEQGAGTYLIGDDKGAILADATVGSGRVVMLTDPFIVANNGIDKDDNVALAVNLFVNAPAGKIAFDEYHHGYGESGTEGSTLAYYNGTPVKWIYWQALLITALLVYSFGRRFARPLLLRRERRTTNLEFVSSMANITRLARASDLAMQNIYSDFHSKLCRYSGLPTRVEARRLAAVVARRMKGDEQELGRLLERCEGIAQGESVSESELLKLVTRIREIEREIRV, from the coding sequence ATGAAACGAAACCTCGGCGCGTTATCGCTCATCTTGATACTCTTTTTGCTGTTGGTCGGGTTGAACTTTCTTTTCATGACCGAAGAGCAAGAGAACAAAGAGAACGAACTGACCGGCAGCCGTTCTTCTTATCGTTCGACGCCTTACGGCACGATGGCTTATTACAGCTTGCTGGAAGAGAGCGGTTTTGCCGTCACTCGCCTGGAAAAACCGTTTACCGCTCTCAAAGACCGCGCGGACATTTCAACATTGGTGATTATCGGATTGCCGCCTGCGGGCAATCCCGACGAAGAAGAGTTTGCGGCGCTCAATGATTGGGTCGAATCGGGCAAACATCTGGTCATCATTGACCGCGAAATCGCTATTGAAATGGGCGATGTAAAAGTTCAAACCGGCAGTCAATTCGGCGAATCCGCGCCACGCCTTTTACAACCGACACGCTACGGTGAAGAAGTTACGAAACTCGAACTTTCCAAATATGCGACGCGGGTGAAAATCGAACAGGGTGCAGGCACTTATCTCATCGGCGATGACAAAGGCGCGATTCTTGCCGATGCCACGGTTGGCAGCGGGCGGGTGGTGATGCTCACAGACCCATTCATCGTCGCCAACAACGGCATCGATAAAGATGACAATGTCGCGCTGGCAGTGAATCTGTTTGTGAATGCGCCCGCCGGTAAAATCGCTTTTGATGAATACCATCACGGCTATGGCGAAAGCGGCACCGAAGGCAGCACGCTCGCCTATTATAACGGCACGCCGGTGAAATGGATTTACTGGCAAGCTCTACTGATTACTGCATTGCTGGTTTATAGCTTTGGACGGCGCTTTGCGCGTCCGCTTCTGCTCAGGCGTGAACGCCGCACCACCAATCTCGAATTCGTCTCATCGATGGCAAACATCACGCGACTTGCCAGGGCAAGCGACCTGGCGATGCAAAACATCTACAGCGATTTTCACAGCAAGCTTTGTCGGTACAGCGGGCTGCCGACGCGCGTTGAAGCGAGGCGGTTGGCGGCGGTCGTGGCGCGGCGCATGAAAGGCGACGAACAGGAACTCGGCAGGCTGCTGGAGAGATGCGAAGGCATCGCGCAGGGCGAATCGGTTTCTGAATCCGAATTGCTGAAACTGGTCACCCGCATTCGTGAAATCGAAAGAGAGATTCGCGTTTAA
- a CDS encoding DMT family transporter: protein MIWIFLLLAFLAGAVVPLQTGINASMAKWTGGNASFASLVSFSVGTMTMLVYMLVLRVPFPAMNELTKAPLWMWTAGVLGAFFIASTTVAASKMSAALLIGLITAGQLIVALVLDHFGWLGYEAHPINFWRIIGVALLIIGVILLRQF from the coding sequence ATGATTTGGATATTTTTATTACTGGCGTTTTTAGCGGGCGCGGTTGTGCCTTTGCAAACCGGCATCAATGCCTCGATGGCGAAATGGACAGGCGGCAATGCGTCGTTTGCTTCGCTGGTCTCTTTTAGTGTTGGCACGATGACGATGCTGGTGTATATGTTGGTATTGCGCGTGCCATTTCCGGCGATGAATGAACTCACCAAAGCGCCGTTGTGGATGTGGACGGCGGGTGTGCTCGGGGCATTCTTTATCGCGTCAACGACGGTGGCGGCATCGAAGATGAGCGCAGCTTTGCTGATCGGCTTGATTACCGCCGGACAGTTAATCGTAGCATTGGTTTTGGATCATTTCGGCTGGCTGGGTTATGAAGCGCATCCCATCAATTTCTGGCGCATCATTGGTGTGGCGCTGTTAATCATCGGGGTGATTTTGCTCAGGCAATTTTAA